A genomic segment from Nematostella vectensis chromosome 6, jaNemVect1.1, whole genome shotgun sequence encodes:
- the LOC5519929 gene encoding galanin receptor 2a isoform X2 codes for MMTENVNFSGGSDNGTEGSLEMPHVIQAVMTTAYALSFVVGLLGNGLGLFIIFKRSSKGNASTNVLIGNMALADLLVTLFAMPHSVGFLYYQNKWIGGIIGEIGCKLAQFPFVVSIAASILTLLAISVERFWAIYYPLRARKLRKPKVLSSVIWLLAISVFCPYLFSYTVKRTASGQYYCVVEWGDIEETYRTQRLYYLMIFVFLYALPLLVITLLYTLIGVKLWYRKQPGQENARSRRTAIVAKRRILRLLIVLVLVFTVCWLPAHLMHYYMYYDLKAWFNIPVAVKLLSFWICHSNSAINPGIYILLSENFRREFLKTTLGLVCSKAPSLPRTSSSKSRKTGRKATLSSRLFGSRRGGRTVTFV; via the exons GGACTGAGGGGAGCCTCGAGATGCCCCACGTGATCCAGGCGGTCATGACGACAGCCTATGCGCTGTCATTCGTGGTAGGTCTCCTTGGCAACGGACTGGGTCTCTTCATTATCTTCAAACGGTCCAGCAAGGGAAACGCGAGCACGAACGTACTCATAG GTAACATGGCCCTGGCAGACCTTTTAGTTACACTCTTCGCCATGCCTCACTCAGTCGGCTTTCTGTACTACCAGAACAAATGGATCGGCGGAATCATTGGCGAGATCGGGTGCAAACTTGCGCAGTTCCCCTTCGTCGTGTCCATCGCTGCGTCTATTCTTACACTCCTTGCTATCTCAGTCGAGCGCTTCTGGGCGATCTACTACCCTTTGAGGGCTCGCAAACTAAGAAAGCCCAAAGTGTTATCGTCCGTAATCTGGCTGCTCGCCATAAGCGTGTTCTGCCCGTATCTGTTCTCATACACGGTGAAGCGGACGGCAAGCGGGCAGTACTACTGCGTGGTAGAGTGGGGCGACATAGAGGAGACGTACCGCACCCAGCGACTCTACTACCTGATGATCTTCGTCTTCTTGTACGCCCTCCCTCTACTGGTCATCACGCTCCTGTACACGCTGATAGGCGTGAAGCTCTGGTACCGCAAGCAGCCAGGGCAGGAGAACGCACGGTCTCGCCGCACCGCTATCGTGGCAAAGAGAAGGATCCTGCGCCTGCTGATCGTCCTCGTACTGGTGTTCACTGTTTGCTGGCTACCTGCACATCTCATGCATTACTACATGTACTACGACCTTAAGGCGTGGTTCAACATCCCAGTCGCCGTCAAGCTCTTGTCGTTCTGGATTTGCCACTCCAACAGCGCGATAAATCCAGGGATTTATATTCTCCTCAGCGAGAATTTCCGGCGCGAGTTTTTAAAGACGACTCTGGGGCTTGTGTGTTCGAAGGCGCCGAGTCTTCCGAGGACTTCGTCCTCGAAGTCGAGAAAAACCGGACGAAAAGCGACGCTAAGCTCCAGACTGTTTGGCAGCAGACGGGGCGGGAGGACAGTGACATTTGTATAG
- the LOC5519929 gene encoding galanin receptor 2a isoform X1 — protein sequence MVSCICLTLSSVIPVGTEGSLEMPHVIQAVMTTAYALSFVVGLLGNGLGLFIIFKRSSKGNASTNVLIGNMALADLLVTLFAMPHSVGFLYYQNKWIGGIIGEIGCKLAQFPFVVSIAASILTLLAISVERFWAIYYPLRARKLRKPKVLSSVIWLLAISVFCPYLFSYTVKRTASGQYYCVVEWGDIEETYRTQRLYYLMIFVFLYALPLLVITLLYTLIGVKLWYRKQPGQENARSRRTAIVAKRRILRLLIVLVLVFTVCWLPAHLMHYYMYYDLKAWFNIPVAVKLLSFWICHSNSAINPGIYILLSENFRREFLKTTLGLVCSKAPSLPRTSSSKSRKTGRKATLSSRLFGSRRGGRTVTFV from the exons ATGGTGAGTTGTATCTGTCTTACCTTGTCATCTGTTATCCCGGTAGGGACTGAGGGGAGCCTCGAGATGCCCCACGTGATCCAGGCGGTCATGACGACAGCCTATGCGCTGTCATTCGTGGTAGGTCTCCTTGGCAACGGACTGGGTCTCTTCATTATCTTCAAACGGTCCAGCAAGGGAAACGCGAGCACGAACGTACTCATAG GTAACATGGCCCTGGCAGACCTTTTAGTTACACTCTTCGCCATGCCTCACTCAGTCGGCTTTCTGTACTACCAGAACAAATGGATCGGCGGAATCATTGGCGAGATCGGGTGCAAACTTGCGCAGTTCCCCTTCGTCGTGTCCATCGCTGCGTCTATTCTTACACTCCTTGCTATCTCAGTCGAGCGCTTCTGGGCGATCTACTACCCTTTGAGGGCTCGCAAACTAAGAAAGCCCAAAGTGTTATCGTCCGTAATCTGGCTGCTCGCCATAAGCGTGTTCTGCCCGTATCTGTTCTCATACACGGTGAAGCGGACGGCAAGCGGGCAGTACTACTGCGTGGTAGAGTGGGGCGACATAGAGGAGACGTACCGCACCCAGCGACTCTACTACCTGATGATCTTCGTCTTCTTGTACGCCCTCCCTCTACTGGTCATCACGCTCCTGTACACGCTGATAGGCGTGAAGCTCTGGTACCGCAAGCAGCCAGGGCAGGAGAACGCACGGTCTCGCCGCACCGCTATCGTGGCAAAGAGAAGGATCCTGCGCCTGCTGATCGTCCTCGTACTGGTGTTCACTGTTTGCTGGCTACCTGCACATCTCATGCATTACTACATGTACTACGACCTTAAGGCGTGGTTCAACATCCCAGTCGCCGTCAAGCTCTTGTCGTTCTGGATTTGCCACTCCAACAGCGCGATAAATCCAGGGATTTATATTCTCCTCAGCGAGAATTTCCGGCGCGAGTTTTTAAAGACGACTCTGGGGCTTGTGTGTTCGAAGGCGCCGAGTCTTCCGAGGACTTCGTCCTCGAAGTCGAGAAAAACCGGACGAAAAGCGACGCTAAGCTCCAGACTGTTTGGCAGCAGACGGGGCGGGAGGACAGTGACATTTGTATAG